Proteins co-encoded in one Caldisericia bacterium genomic window:
- a CDS encoding molybdopterin-dependent oxidoreductase has translation MSEYKFIGKPINRIDEKDKVTGAAKYVDDINFGPNLLYAEIVESPYAHAKILSIDTSEAEKVPGVVKVVTGKDFPYKFGLYMKDRYIFAQDRVRFIGEQVAAVIARDPKTAKKAAKLVKVEYEPLPAVFDPLEAIKEDAPIIHPELASYPHVPWYYPHGGTNIAHWRKVRKGDVEKGFAEADFILEDTYRIPRYAHCCMETHIAVGFVDYNGRLTIWASSQSPHTQRHLIAEALRPLGFTEQNIREIVPYVGGGFGGKAGVTMEIIAAALATAVKGHPVKVRWRRDQEFYNTYMRQQVITKLKVGVKKDGRITALERTDYWDAGPYVEYGANVVNAATLSATGPYNIPNIKMDGLCIYTNFPAAGPYRGFGYSEIMFSIESHMTRIAKALGMSPREFRKINGIKEGDPLAYGAPMNENGLIECIDKVADAIKLEEKEESKDPKKAIGKGIAALWKAPAMPPNVTCSAFLKFNEDGSINILVSGMEIGQGMYTVMAQIAAEILSVPPEKIRVELPDTDRNPYHWQTVASHSTWLLGNAVKRAALDAREKIFDVVHRALNYEKDHLYLEDEKVKCTTDPDFELPLKDFVINGIMMEDGTYRGQAIVGSGSIMVEFASALQDPETSQGGHPNVHYTVGAGGVVLEIDKETGRVHILKLAEAIDVGKALNPETLKGQLIGGAVQGIATALYEDMRIDENGKILNPNFTDYKIPTSLDIPDEFIPIFVEVPQHDGPFGARGMAEHVMIPVAPAIANAVEDAVGVRVKAMPITAEKIALALLHGKKEVDDFFMAPTKKKEA, from the coding sequence ATGAGTGAATACAAATTCATTGGAAAGCCAATAAATAGAATAGATGAAAAGGATAAAGTTACTGGTGCTGCAAAGTATGTTGATGATATAAACTTTGGTCCAAATCTTCTCTATGCAGAGATAGTTGAAAGTCCTTATGCCCATGCAAAGATTCTCTCCATTGATACATCTGAAGCAGAAAAGGTTCCAGGAGTTGTAAAGGTAGTGACTGGAAAAGACTTTCCCTACAAGTTTGGTCTATATATGAAGGATAGATATATCTTTGCTCAGGATAGGGTAAGATTTATAGGAGAGCAGGTCGCAGCAGTTATTGCAAGAGATCCAAAAACTGCGAAAAAGGCTGCAAAACTTGTAAAGGTTGAGTATGAACCGCTTCCAGCAGTTTTTGATCCCCTTGAAGCAATAAAGGAAGATGCGCCAATAATTCATCCAGAGTTAGCTTCCTACCCCCATGTTCCATGGTATTACCCCCATGGTGGGACAAATATCGCACACTGGAGAAAGGTGAGAAAGGGCGATGTTGAGAAAGGATTTGCTGAAGCAGATTTTATACTTGAAGATACATACAGGATTCCAAGATATGCACACTGCTGTATGGAAACACATATTGCAGTAGGTTTTGTTGACTACAATGGAAGGCTTACCATCTGGGCTTCCTCTCAATCCCCTCATACACAGAGACACCTAATCGCTGAAGCGCTCAGACCGCTTGGTTTTACAGAACAGAATATAAGAGAAATTGTCCCATATGTTGGTGGAGGATTTGGAGGAAAAGCTGGAGTAACCATGGAGATAATTGCTGCAGCTTTAGCAACAGCTGTAAAGGGGCATCCTGTGAAGGTAAGGTGGAGGAGAGATCAGGAATTCTACAACACCTATATGAGGCAGCAAGTTATAACTAAATTAAAAGTAGGTGTAAAGAAGGATGGAAGGATAACTGCCCTCGAACGTACAGACTATTGGGATGCTGGTCCATATGTAGAGTATGGAGCAAATGTTGTAAATGCTGCCACTCTATCAGCAACAGGACCTTATAATATTCCTAATATAAAGATGGATGGACTTTGCATATACACAAACTTTCCAGCAGCAGGACCGTACAGAGGATTTGGGTATTCAGAGATAATGTTCTCTATTGAGTCCCACATGACAAGAATTGCAAAAGCACTTGGAATGAGCCCAAGAGAGTTTAGAAAAATAAACGGAATAAAGGAAGGAGATCCACTCGCCTACGGTGCTCCAATGAATGAAAATGGTCTTATTGAATGTATTGATAAGGTTGCAGATGCAATAAAACTTGAGGAGAAAGAGGAGAGTAAAGATCCAAAGAAAGCAATAGGAAAAGGAATAGCAGCATTATGGAAGGCACCAGCAATGCCTCCAAATGTTACCTGTTCTGCATTTCTTAAGTTCAACGAAGATGGAAGTATAAATATACTTGTCTCAGGAATGGAAATAGGACAGGGAATGTACACTGTAATGGCTCAGATTGCAGCTGAAATTCTATCTGTACCACCAGAGAAGATTAGAGTGGAACTTCCAGATACAGATAGAAACCCATACCACTGGCAGACTGTTGCTTCTCACTCTACATGGTTACTTGGAAATGCTGTAAAGAGAGCTGCCCTTGATGCAAGAGAGAAGATATTTGATGTTGTTCATAGAGCACTTAACTATGAAAAGGACCATCTCTATCTTGAAGATGAGAAGGTTAAATGTACAACAGACCCAGACTTTGAACTCCCACTCAAAGATTTTGTGATTAATGGAATTATGATGGAGGATGGAACATACAGAGGTCAGGCGATTGTTGGAAGTGGATCAATCATGGTTGAATTTGCATCTGCGCTTCAGGATCCAGAGACAAGCCAGGGTGGACATCCAAATGTTCACTACACAGTGGGAGCTGGAGGAGTTGTTCTTGAGATTGATAAAGAGACTGGAAGAGTTCACATTCTTAAACTTGCAGAGGCAATAGATGTTGGAAAGGCTCTCAACCCTGAAACTCTAAAAGGGCAGCTTATAGGTGGTGCTGTTCAGGGAATTGCAACAGCTCTCTATGAAGACATGAGGATTGATGAAAATGGAAAGATCCTCAATCCAAACTTCACAGACTACAAGATTCCAACATCTCTTGATATACCGGATGAATTTATACCAATATTTGTAGAAGTTCCTCAACACGATGGACCATTTGGTGCAAGAGGTATGGCAGAGCATGTTATGATTCCCGTTGCTCCAGCAATAGCCAATGCAGTTGAAGATGCTGTTGGAGTAAGGGTAAAAGCAATGCCAATTACAGCAGAAAAGATCGCTCTTGCTCTTCTACACGGAAAGAAGGAGGTTGATGACTTCTTCATGGCTCCAACAAAGAAAAAAGAGGCTTAA
- a CDS encoding (2Fe-2S)-binding protein produces MEKKTITFILNGEKRTIEVEPNDILLEVLRTKLGITAPKYGCGRGDCGTCTVLLDGKSVRSCLILAVEVDGHEITTLEGLSKDKLTPLQESFIEHNSFQCGFCAPGMIMTATELLKKNPHPTEEEVKEAISGNLCRCTGYVSIIEAILDASKKY; encoded by the coding sequence ATGGAAAAGAAAACCATAACTTTTATCTTAAATGGAGAAAAGAGAACCATTGAAGTTGAACCTAACGATATCCTTCTTGAAGTTTTAAGGACAAAACTTGGAATAACTGCTCCAAAGTATGGGTGTGGGAGAGGAGACTGTGGAACATGTACAGTTCTTCTCGATGGAAAGAGTGTAAGAAGTTGCCTTATTCTTGCAGTAGAGGTGGATGGTCATGAGATAACTACCCTTGAAGGTCTTTCAAAGGATAAGCTTACCCCACTTCAGGAATCCTTTATTGAGCATAACTCATTCCAGTGTGGTTTCTGTGCTCCTGGAATGATAATGACTGCCACAGAACTCCTAAAGAAGAATCCTCATCCAACAGAAGAAGAGGTAAAAGAAGCTATAAGTGGGAACCTTTGCCGTTGTACAGGGTATGTTTCTATAATTGAGGCAATTCTTGACGCCTCAAAGAAATATTAA
- a CDS encoding xanthine dehydrogenase family protein subunit M yields the protein MIIAHEFEYFKPSSIDEAIKLLNKYGAKARILSGGTDLVVRIKDGFETPDAVIDIKGLKELKKLEFKDNKLIVGSLTTFNEIIDDETVKEKFPLLWESAKSVASMGIRNRATMVGNICSAVPSLDSGPALLLYEATVVVKGKDGERRIPIEEWFLGPRKTALKEGELVEYIEIPLPQKKHAGCYVKLGRYNGEDLAQVGVGVLVLSGNEYRVAFCAVGPKPTRAKKIESLLNGKELSDSLIEEAKKLVEEEISPITDIRATKEYRMHMAKVMLDRALKAAVERLNGKGPDYGTRLI from the coding sequence ATGATTATAGCTCATGAGTTTGAGTATTTTAAACCTTCATCAATTGATGAAGCCATTAAACTTTTAAATAAGTATGGTGCTAAAGCAAGGATTCTTTCTGGTGGAACTGATCTTGTTGTAAGAATTAAAGATGGTTTTGAAACTCCAGATGCAGTAATTGACATTAAAGGTCTTAAGGAGTTAAAGAAGTTGGAATTTAAAGATAACAAATTGATAGTGGGATCCCTTACTACTTTCAACGAAATAATTGATGATGAAACTGTAAAGGAGAAGTTTCCACTTTTATGGGAAAGTGCAAAAAGTGTTGCATCCATGGGAATAAGAAACAGGGCAACAATGGTTGGAAATATATGTTCTGCAGTTCCATCCCTTGATTCTGGACCTGCTCTTCTTCTGTATGAGGCAACTGTTGTGGTAAAGGGTAAAGATGGAGAAAGAAGAATTCCTATTGAAGAGTGGTTCCTTGGACCGAGAAAGACAGCACTTAAAGAGGGAGAACTTGTAGAATACATTGAGATACCTCTCCCACAGAAAAAACATGCAGGATGTTATGTAAAACTTGGAAGATACAATGGAGAAGACCTTGCTCAGGTTGGAGTAGGTGTTCTTGTATTATCTGGAAATGAATACAGAGTTGCCTTCTGTGCAGTAGGTCCAAAACCAACAAGGGCAAAGAAGATTGAATCTCTTCTCAACGGCAAAGAACTTTCCGATTCCTTGATTGAAGAGGCTAAGAAACTTGTAGAAGAGGAGATCTCCCCCATTACAGATATAAGAGCAACAAAAGAGTACAGAATGCATATGGCAAAGGTTATGCTTGATAGAGCTCTTAAAGCAGCAGTTGAAAGATTGAATGGAAAGGGTCCCGATTATGGGACAAGGCTCATATAG